The proteins below come from a single Leopardus geoffroyi isolate Oge1 chromosome D3, O.geoffroyi_Oge1_pat1.0, whole genome shotgun sequence genomic window:
- the MBD1 gene encoding methyl-CpG-binding domain protein 1 isoform X46, with protein sequence MAEDWLDCPALGPGWKRREVFRKSGATCGRSDTYYQSPTGDRIRSKVELTRYLGPACDLTLFDFKQGILCYPAPKAQPLAVPSRKRKKPSRPAKTRKRQVGPQKGEVRKEAPGDETKANADAAPASLPAPGCCENCGISFSGDGTRRQRLKTLCKDCRAQRIAFNREQRMFKRVGCGECEACRVTEDCGACSTCLLQLPHDVASGLFCKCERRRCLRIVERSRGCGVCRGCQTREDCGRCRVCLRPPRPGLRRQWRCVQRRCLRHLAHRLRRHHQRCQRRPPLAVAPPAGKRSRRRGGCDSKMAARRRPPRTQPLPPVPLSQPPESPELQPYTNRRQNRKCGACAACLRRMDCGRCDFCCDKPKFGGSNQKRQKCRWRQCLQFAMKRLLPSVWAGSEDGAGPPPPYSRRKRPGSTRRPRLGQILKTSLTTPTTRPGHAQTPLKQETGSGFVLPPPGTDLVFLREGASSPVQVPGPAAASTEALLQAVDPDLPPVKQEPLDPEEDKEEESKDDSASDSAPEEEAGGAGTPVITEIFSLGGTRLRDTAVWLPRLRKLLAVNENEYFTELQLKEEAL encoded by the exons ATGGCTGAGGACTGGCTGGACTGCCCAGCCTTGGGCCCCGGCTGGAAGCGCCGTGAAGTCTTTCGAAAGTCAGGTGCCACCTGTGGACGCTCAGACACCTATTACCAGAG CCCCAcaggagacaggatccgaagcaaaGTTGAGCTGACCCGATACCTGGGCCCTGCGTGTGACCTCACCCTCTTCGACTTCAAACAAGGCATTCTGTGCTATCCAGCCCCCAAG GCCCAGCCCTTAGCTGTCCCTAGCAGGAAGCGGAAGAAGCCTTCACGGCCAGCCAAGACTCGAAAACGTCAGGTTGGACCTCAAAAGGGTGAGGTCAGGAAGGAGGCCCCAGGAGATGAGACCAAGGCTAATGCTGACGCAGCCCCAGCTTCACTCCCTGCACCTGG GTGCTGTGAGAACTGTGGAATCAGCTTCTCAGGAGATGGTACCCGAAGGCAGCGGCTCAAGACATTATGCAAGGACTGCCGAG CGCAGAGAATTGCTTTCAACCGGGAACAGAGGATGTTTAAG CGTGTGGGCTGCGGGGAGTGTGAGGCCTGCCGGGTAACCGAGGACTGCGGGGCCTGCTCCACCTGCCTTCTGCAGCTGCCCCATGATGTGGCCTCGGGGCTGTTCTGCAAGTGTGAGCGGAGACGGTGCCTCCGGATTGTGGAAAGG AGCCGAGGGTGTGGAGTGTGCCGGGGCTGTCAGACCCGAGAGGACTGTGGCCGTTGCCGAGTCTGCCTTCGCCCTCCCCGCCCTGGTCTCAGGCGCCAGTGGAGGTGTGTCCAACGGCGCTGCCTACGG CACCTTGCCCACCGTCTCCGTCGCCACCATCAGCGATGTCAACGACGCCCTCCCCTAGCTGTGGCTCCCCCTGCT GGTAAACGTAGCCGCCGTAGAGGAGGCTGCGACTCCAAGATGGCTGCCCGGCGGCGCCCCCCCCGAACCCAGCCATTGCCTCCAGTTCCCCTGTCACAGCCTCCAGAGTCCCCAGAGCTG CAGCCTTACACCAATCGCCGGCAGAACCGCAAGTGTGGGGCCTGTGCAGCCTGCCTACGGCGGATGGACTGTGGTCGCTGCGACTTCTGCTGTGACAAGCCTAAATTTGGGGGCAGCAACCAAAAGCGCCAGAAGTGTCGTTGGCGTCAATGCCTGCAGTTTGCTATG AAGCGGCTGCTGCCTAGTGTCTGGGCAGGATCTGAGGATGGGGCAGGGCCGCCCCCACCTTACTCTCGTCGAAAGAGGCCTGGCTCTACTCGAAGGCCCCGTCTGGGTCAGATACTGAAGACCTCCTTGACCACACCCACAACCCGACCAGGCCATGCCCAGACTCCATTGAAACAAGAGACAGGCAGTGGCTTTGTGCTGCCTCCACCTGGCACTGATCTTGTGTTCTTACGGGAAGGTGCAAGCAGTCCCGTGCAGGTGCCTGGCCCTGCTGCAGCTTCCACAGAAGCCCTGTTGCAG GCAGTGGACCCAGACTTGCCACCTGTGAAGCAAGAGCCACTGGACCCtgaggaggacaaggaggaagagagcaaggaTGACTCCGCCTCCGACTCGgccccagaggaggaggcaggaggggctggcACACCCGTG ATCACGGAGATTTTCAGCCTGGGTGGAACCCGCCTCCGGGACACAGCAGTCTGGTTGCCAAG gctACGTAAACTCTTAGCAGTAAATGAAAATGAGTATTTTACCGAACTGCAATTGAAAGAAGAAGcattatag
- the MBD1 gene encoding methyl-CpG-binding domain protein 1 isoform X39, whose protein sequence is MAEDWLDCPALGPGWKRREVFRKSGATCGRSDTYYQSPTGDRIRSKVELTRYLGPACDLTLFDFKQGILCYPAPKAQPLAVPSRKRKKPSRPAKTRKRQVGPQKGEVRKEAPGDETKANADAAPASLPAPGCCENCGISFSGDGTRRQRLKTLCKDCRAQRIAFNREQRMFKRVGCGECEACRVTEDCGACSTCLLQLPHDVASGLFCKCERRRCLRIVERSRGCGVCRGCQTREDCGRCRVCLRPPRPGLRRQWRCVQRRCLRGKRSRRRGGCDSKMAARRRPPRTQPLPPVPLSQPPESPELHPRALVPSPPAEFIYYCVDEDELQPYTNRRQNRKCGACAACLRRMDCGRCDFCCDKPKFGGSNQKRQKCRWRQCLQFAMKRLLPSVWAGSEDGAGPPPPYSRRKRPGSTRRPRLGQILKTSLTTPTTRPGHAQTPLKQETGSGFVLPPPGTDLVFLREGASSPVQVPGPAAASTEALLQVKQEKADAQEDWTPGTAILTSPVLLPGCPSKAVDPDLPPVKQEPLDPEEDKEEESKDDSASDSAPEEEAGGAGTPVITEIFSLGGTRLRDTAVWLPRLRKLLAVNENEYFTELQLKEEAL, encoded by the exons ATGGCTGAGGACTGGCTGGACTGCCCAGCCTTGGGCCCCGGCTGGAAGCGCCGTGAAGTCTTTCGAAAGTCAGGTGCCACCTGTGGACGCTCAGACACCTATTACCAGAG CCCCAcaggagacaggatccgaagcaaaGTTGAGCTGACCCGATACCTGGGCCCTGCGTGTGACCTCACCCTCTTCGACTTCAAACAAGGCATTCTGTGCTATCCAGCCCCCAAG GCCCAGCCCTTAGCTGTCCCTAGCAGGAAGCGGAAGAAGCCTTCACGGCCAGCCAAGACTCGAAAACGTCAGGTTGGACCTCAAAAGGGTGAGGTCAGGAAGGAGGCCCCAGGAGATGAGACCAAGGCTAATGCTGACGCAGCCCCAGCTTCACTCCCTGCACCTGG GTGCTGTGAGAACTGTGGAATCAGCTTCTCAGGAGATGGTACCCGAAGGCAGCGGCTCAAGACATTATGCAAGGACTGCCGAG CGCAGAGAATTGCTTTCAACCGGGAACAGAGGATGTTTAAG CGTGTGGGCTGCGGGGAGTGTGAGGCCTGCCGGGTAACCGAGGACTGCGGGGCCTGCTCCACCTGCCTTCTGCAGCTGCCCCATGATGTGGCCTCGGGGCTGTTCTGCAAGTGTGAGCGGAGACGGTGCCTCCGGATTGTGGAAAGG AGCCGAGGGTGTGGAGTGTGCCGGGGCTGTCAGACCCGAGAGGACTGTGGCCGTTGCCGAGTCTGCCTTCGCCCTCCCCGCCCTGGTCTCAGGCGCCAGTGGAGGTGTGTCCAACGGCGCTGCCTACGG GGTAAACGTAGCCGCCGTAGAGGAGGCTGCGACTCCAAGATGGCTGCCCGGCGGCGCCCCCCCCGAACCCAGCCATTGCCTCCAGTTCCCCTGTCACAGCCTCCAGAGTCCCCAGAGCTG CACCCCAGAGCCCTGGTCCCCTCGCCACCTGCCGAGTTCATCTATTACTGTGTAGACGAGGACGAGCTA CAGCCTTACACCAATCGCCGGCAGAACCGCAAGTGTGGGGCCTGTGCAGCCTGCCTACGGCGGATGGACTGTGGTCGCTGCGACTTCTGCTGTGACAAGCCTAAATTTGGGGGCAGCAACCAAAAGCGCCAGAAGTGTCGTTGGCGTCAATGCCTGCAGTTTGCTATG AAGCGGCTGCTGCCTAGTGTCTGGGCAGGATCTGAGGATGGGGCAGGGCCGCCCCCACCTTACTCTCGTCGAAAGAGGCCTGGCTCTACTCGAAGGCCCCGTCTGGGTCAGATACTGAAGACCTCCTTGACCACACCCACAACCCGACCAGGCCATGCCCAGACTCCATTGAAACAAGAGACAGGCAGTGGCTTTGTGCTGCCTCCACCTGGCACTGATCTTGTGTTCTTACGGGAAGGTGCAAGCAGTCCCGTGCAGGTGCCTGGCCCTGCTGCAGCTTCCACAGAAGCCCTGTTGCAG GTGAAGCAAGAGAAGGCGGATGCCCAGGAAGACTGGACACCGGGCACAGCCATCCTGACTTCTCCTGTATTGCTGCCTGGCTGCCCCAGCAAG GCAGTGGACCCAGACTTGCCACCTGTGAAGCAAGAGCCACTGGACCCtgaggaggacaaggaggaagagagcaaggaTGACTCCGCCTCCGACTCGgccccagaggaggaggcaggaggggctggcACACCCGTG ATCACGGAGATTTTCAGCCTGGGTGGAACCCGCCTCCGGGACACAGCAGTCTGGTTGCCAAG gctACGTAAACTCTTAGCAGTAAATGAAAATGAGTATTTTACCGAACTGCAATTGAAAGAAGAAGcattatag
- the MBD1 gene encoding methyl-CpG-binding domain protein 1 isoform X41, with translation MAEDWLDCPALGPGWKRREVFRKSGATCGRSDTYYQSPTGDRIRSKVELTRYLGPACDLTLFDFKQGILCYPAPKAQPLAVPSRKRKKPSRPAKTRKRQVGPQKGEVRKEAPGDETKANADAAPASLPAPGCCENCGISFSGDGTRRQRLKTLCKDCRAQRIAFNREQRMFKRVGCGECEACRVTEDCGACSTCLLQLPHDVASGLFCKCERRRCLRIVERSRGCGVCRGCQTREDCGRCRVCLRPPRPGLRRQWRCVQRRCLRGKRSRRRGGCDSKMAARRRPPRTQPLPPVPLSQPPESPELQPYTNRRQNRKCGACAACLRRMDCGRCDFCCDKPKFGGSNQKRQKCRWRQCLQFAMKRLLPSVWAGSEDGAGPPPPYSRRKRPGSTRRPRLGQILKTSLTTPTTRPGHAQTPLKQETGSGFVLPPPGTDLVFLREGASSPVQVPGPAAASTEALLQEAQCPGLSWVVALPQVKQEKADAQEDWTPGTAILTSPVLLPGCPSKAVDPDLPPVKQEPLDPEEDKEEESKDDSASDSAPEEEAGGAGTPVITEIFSLGGTRLRDTAVWLPRLRKLLAVNENEYFTELQLKEEAL, from the exons ATGGCTGAGGACTGGCTGGACTGCCCAGCCTTGGGCCCCGGCTGGAAGCGCCGTGAAGTCTTTCGAAAGTCAGGTGCCACCTGTGGACGCTCAGACACCTATTACCAGAG CCCCAcaggagacaggatccgaagcaaaGTTGAGCTGACCCGATACCTGGGCCCTGCGTGTGACCTCACCCTCTTCGACTTCAAACAAGGCATTCTGTGCTATCCAGCCCCCAAG GCCCAGCCCTTAGCTGTCCCTAGCAGGAAGCGGAAGAAGCCTTCACGGCCAGCCAAGACTCGAAAACGTCAGGTTGGACCTCAAAAGGGTGAGGTCAGGAAGGAGGCCCCAGGAGATGAGACCAAGGCTAATGCTGACGCAGCCCCAGCTTCACTCCCTGCACCTGG GTGCTGTGAGAACTGTGGAATCAGCTTCTCAGGAGATGGTACCCGAAGGCAGCGGCTCAAGACATTATGCAAGGACTGCCGAG CGCAGAGAATTGCTTTCAACCGGGAACAGAGGATGTTTAAG CGTGTGGGCTGCGGGGAGTGTGAGGCCTGCCGGGTAACCGAGGACTGCGGGGCCTGCTCCACCTGCCTTCTGCAGCTGCCCCATGATGTGGCCTCGGGGCTGTTCTGCAAGTGTGAGCGGAGACGGTGCCTCCGGATTGTGGAAAGG AGCCGAGGGTGTGGAGTGTGCCGGGGCTGTCAGACCCGAGAGGACTGTGGCCGTTGCCGAGTCTGCCTTCGCCCTCCCCGCCCTGGTCTCAGGCGCCAGTGGAGGTGTGTCCAACGGCGCTGCCTACGG GGTAAACGTAGCCGCCGTAGAGGAGGCTGCGACTCCAAGATGGCTGCCCGGCGGCGCCCCCCCCGAACCCAGCCATTGCCTCCAGTTCCCCTGTCACAGCCTCCAGAGTCCCCAGAGCTG CAGCCTTACACCAATCGCCGGCAGAACCGCAAGTGTGGGGCCTGTGCAGCCTGCCTACGGCGGATGGACTGTGGTCGCTGCGACTTCTGCTGTGACAAGCCTAAATTTGGGGGCAGCAACCAAAAGCGCCAGAAGTGTCGTTGGCGTCAATGCCTGCAGTTTGCTATG AAGCGGCTGCTGCCTAGTGTCTGGGCAGGATCTGAGGATGGGGCAGGGCCGCCCCCACCTTACTCTCGTCGAAAGAGGCCTGGCTCTACTCGAAGGCCCCGTCTGGGTCAGATACTGAAGACCTCCTTGACCACACCCACAACCCGACCAGGCCATGCCCAGACTCCATTGAAACAAGAGACAGGCAGTGGCTTTGTGCTGCCTCCACCTGGCACTGATCTTGTGTTCTTACGGGAAGGTGCAAGCAGTCCCGTGCAGGTGCCTGGCCCTGCTGCAGCTTCCACAGAAGCCCTGTTGCAG GAGGCCCAGTGCCCTGGCCTGAGTTGGGTTGTGGCCTTACCCCAGGTGAAGCAAGAGAAGGCGGATGCCCAGGAAGACTGGACACCGGGCACAGCCATCCTGACTTCTCCTGTATTGCTGCCTGGCTGCCCCAGCAAG GCAGTGGACCCAGACTTGCCACCTGTGAAGCAAGAGCCACTGGACCCtgaggaggacaaggaggaagagagcaaggaTGACTCCGCCTCCGACTCGgccccagaggaggaggcaggaggggctggcACACCCGTG ATCACGGAGATTTTCAGCCTGGGTGGAACCCGCCTCCGGGACACAGCAGTCTGGTTGCCAAG gctACGTAAACTCTTAGCAGTAAATGAAAATGAGTATTTTACCGAACTGCAATTGAAAGAAGAAGcattatag
- the MBD1 gene encoding methyl-CpG-binding domain protein 1 isoform X32, whose translation MAEDWLDCPALGPGWKRREVFRKSGATCGRSDTYYQSPTGDRIRSKVELTRYLGPACDLTLFDFKQGILCYPAPKAQPLAVPSRKRKKPSRPAKTRKRQVGPQKGEVRKEAPGDETKANADAAPASLPAPGCCENCGISFSGDGTRRQRLKTLCKDCRAQRIAFNREQRMFKRVGCGECEACRVTEDCGACSTCLLQLPHDVASGLFCKCERRRCLRIVERSRGCGVCRGCQTREDCGRCRVCLRPPRPGLRRQWRCVQRRCLRGKRSRRRGGCDSKMAARRRPPRTQPLPPVPLSQPPESPELHPRALVPSPPAEFIYYCVDEDELPYTNRRQNRKCGACAACLRRMDCGRCDFCCDKPKFGGSNQKRQKCRWRQCLQFAMKRLLPSVWAGSEDGAGPPPPYSRRKRPGSTRRPRLGQILKTSLTTPTTRPGHAQTPLKQETGSGFVLPPPGTDLVFLREGASSPVQVPGPAAASTEALLQEAQCPGLSWVVALPQVKQEKADAQEDWTPGTAILTSPVLLPGCPSKAVDPDLPPVKQEPLDPEEDKEEESKDDSASDSAPEEEAGGAGTPVITEIFSLGGTRLRDTAVWLPRLRKLLAVNENEYFTELQLKEEAL comes from the exons ATGGCTGAGGACTGGCTGGACTGCCCAGCCTTGGGCCCCGGCTGGAAGCGCCGTGAAGTCTTTCGAAAGTCAGGTGCCACCTGTGGACGCTCAGACACCTATTACCAGAG CCCCAcaggagacaggatccgaagcaaaGTTGAGCTGACCCGATACCTGGGCCCTGCGTGTGACCTCACCCTCTTCGACTTCAAACAAGGCATTCTGTGCTATCCAGCCCCCAAG GCCCAGCCCTTAGCTGTCCCTAGCAGGAAGCGGAAGAAGCCTTCACGGCCAGCCAAGACTCGAAAACGTCAGGTTGGACCTCAAAAGGGTGAGGTCAGGAAGGAGGCCCCAGGAGATGAGACCAAGGCTAATGCTGACGCAGCCCCAGCTTCACTCCCTGCACCTGG GTGCTGTGAGAACTGTGGAATCAGCTTCTCAGGAGATGGTACCCGAAGGCAGCGGCTCAAGACATTATGCAAGGACTGCCGAG CGCAGAGAATTGCTTTCAACCGGGAACAGAGGATGTTTAAG CGTGTGGGCTGCGGGGAGTGTGAGGCCTGCCGGGTAACCGAGGACTGCGGGGCCTGCTCCACCTGCCTTCTGCAGCTGCCCCATGATGTGGCCTCGGGGCTGTTCTGCAAGTGTGAGCGGAGACGGTGCCTCCGGATTGTGGAAAGG AGCCGAGGGTGTGGAGTGTGCCGGGGCTGTCAGACCCGAGAGGACTGTGGCCGTTGCCGAGTCTGCCTTCGCCCTCCCCGCCCTGGTCTCAGGCGCCAGTGGAGGTGTGTCCAACGGCGCTGCCTACGG GGTAAACGTAGCCGCCGTAGAGGAGGCTGCGACTCCAAGATGGCTGCCCGGCGGCGCCCCCCCCGAACCCAGCCATTGCCTCCAGTTCCCCTGTCACAGCCTCCAGAGTCCCCAGAGCTG CACCCCAGAGCCCTGGTCCCCTCGCCACCTGCCGAGTTCATCTATTACTGTGTAGACGAGGACGAGCTA CCTTACACCAATCGCCGGCAGAACCGCAAGTGTGGGGCCTGTGCAGCCTGCCTACGGCGGATGGACTGTGGTCGCTGCGACTTCTGCTGTGACAAGCCTAAATTTGGGGGCAGCAACCAAAAGCGCCAGAAGTGTCGTTGGCGTCAATGCCTGCAGTTTGCTATG AAGCGGCTGCTGCCTAGTGTCTGGGCAGGATCTGAGGATGGGGCAGGGCCGCCCCCACCTTACTCTCGTCGAAAGAGGCCTGGCTCTACTCGAAGGCCCCGTCTGGGTCAGATACTGAAGACCTCCTTGACCACACCCACAACCCGACCAGGCCATGCCCAGACTCCATTGAAACAAGAGACAGGCAGTGGCTTTGTGCTGCCTCCACCTGGCACTGATCTTGTGTTCTTACGGGAAGGTGCAAGCAGTCCCGTGCAGGTGCCTGGCCCTGCTGCAGCTTCCACAGAAGCCCTGTTGCAG GAGGCCCAGTGCCCTGGCCTGAGTTGGGTTGTGGCCTTACCCCAGGTGAAGCAAGAGAAGGCGGATGCCCAGGAAGACTGGACACCGGGCACAGCCATCCTGACTTCTCCTGTATTGCTGCCTGGCTGCCCCAGCAAG GCAGTGGACCCAGACTTGCCACCTGTGAAGCAAGAGCCACTGGACCCtgaggaggacaaggaggaagagagcaaggaTGACTCCGCCTCCGACTCGgccccagaggaggaggcaggaggggctggcACACCCGTG ATCACGGAGATTTTCAGCCTGGGTGGAACCCGCCTCCGGGACACAGCAGTCTGGTTGCCAAG gctACGTAAACTCTTAGCAGTAAATGAAAATGAGTATTTTACCGAACTGCAATTGAAAGAAGAAGcattatag
- the MBD1 gene encoding methyl-CpG-binding domain protein 1 isoform X42 → MAEDWLDCPALGPGWKRREVFRKSGATCGRSDTYYQSPTGDRIRSKVELTRYLGPACDLTLFDFKQGILCYPAPKAQPLAVPSRKRKKPSRPAKTRKRQVGPQKGEVRKEAPGDETKANADAAPASLPAPGCCENCGISFSGDGTRRQRLKTLCKDCRAQRIAFNREQRMFKRVGCGECEACRVTEDCGACSTCLLQLPHDVASGLFCKCERRRCLRIVERSRGCGVCRGCQTREDCGRCRVCLRPPRPGLRRQWRCVQRRCLRGKRSRRRGGCDSKMAARRRPPRTQPLPPVPLSQPPESPELPYTNRRQNRKCGACAACLRRMDCGRCDFCCDKPKFGGSNQKRQKCRWRQCLQFAMKRLLPSVWAGSEDGAGPPPPYSRRKRPGSTRRPRLGQILKTSLTTPTTRPGHAQTPLKQETGSGFVLPPPGTDLVFLREGASSPVQVPGPAAASTEALLQEAQCPGLSWVVALPQVKQEKADAQEDWTPGTAILTSPVLLPGCPSKAVDPDLPPVKQEPLDPEEDKEEESKDDSASDSAPEEEAGGAGTPVITEIFSLGGTRLRDTAVWLPRLRKLLAVNENEYFTELQLKEEAL, encoded by the exons ATGGCTGAGGACTGGCTGGACTGCCCAGCCTTGGGCCCCGGCTGGAAGCGCCGTGAAGTCTTTCGAAAGTCAGGTGCCACCTGTGGACGCTCAGACACCTATTACCAGAG CCCCAcaggagacaggatccgaagcaaaGTTGAGCTGACCCGATACCTGGGCCCTGCGTGTGACCTCACCCTCTTCGACTTCAAACAAGGCATTCTGTGCTATCCAGCCCCCAAG GCCCAGCCCTTAGCTGTCCCTAGCAGGAAGCGGAAGAAGCCTTCACGGCCAGCCAAGACTCGAAAACGTCAGGTTGGACCTCAAAAGGGTGAGGTCAGGAAGGAGGCCCCAGGAGATGAGACCAAGGCTAATGCTGACGCAGCCCCAGCTTCACTCCCTGCACCTGG GTGCTGTGAGAACTGTGGAATCAGCTTCTCAGGAGATGGTACCCGAAGGCAGCGGCTCAAGACATTATGCAAGGACTGCCGAG CGCAGAGAATTGCTTTCAACCGGGAACAGAGGATGTTTAAG CGTGTGGGCTGCGGGGAGTGTGAGGCCTGCCGGGTAACCGAGGACTGCGGGGCCTGCTCCACCTGCCTTCTGCAGCTGCCCCATGATGTGGCCTCGGGGCTGTTCTGCAAGTGTGAGCGGAGACGGTGCCTCCGGATTGTGGAAAGG AGCCGAGGGTGTGGAGTGTGCCGGGGCTGTCAGACCCGAGAGGACTGTGGCCGTTGCCGAGTCTGCCTTCGCCCTCCCCGCCCTGGTCTCAGGCGCCAGTGGAGGTGTGTCCAACGGCGCTGCCTACGG GGTAAACGTAGCCGCCGTAGAGGAGGCTGCGACTCCAAGATGGCTGCCCGGCGGCGCCCCCCCCGAACCCAGCCATTGCCTCCAGTTCCCCTGTCACAGCCTCCAGAGTCCCCAGAGCTG CCTTACACCAATCGCCGGCAGAACCGCAAGTGTGGGGCCTGTGCAGCCTGCCTACGGCGGATGGACTGTGGTCGCTGCGACTTCTGCTGTGACAAGCCTAAATTTGGGGGCAGCAACCAAAAGCGCCAGAAGTGTCGTTGGCGTCAATGCCTGCAGTTTGCTATG AAGCGGCTGCTGCCTAGTGTCTGGGCAGGATCTGAGGATGGGGCAGGGCCGCCCCCACCTTACTCTCGTCGAAAGAGGCCTGGCTCTACTCGAAGGCCCCGTCTGGGTCAGATACTGAAGACCTCCTTGACCACACCCACAACCCGACCAGGCCATGCCCAGACTCCATTGAAACAAGAGACAGGCAGTGGCTTTGTGCTGCCTCCACCTGGCACTGATCTTGTGTTCTTACGGGAAGGTGCAAGCAGTCCCGTGCAGGTGCCTGGCCCTGCTGCAGCTTCCACAGAAGCCCTGTTGCAG GAGGCCCAGTGCCCTGGCCTGAGTTGGGTTGTGGCCTTACCCCAGGTGAAGCAAGAGAAGGCGGATGCCCAGGAAGACTGGACACCGGGCACAGCCATCCTGACTTCTCCTGTATTGCTGCCTGGCTGCCCCAGCAAG GCAGTGGACCCAGACTTGCCACCTGTGAAGCAAGAGCCACTGGACCCtgaggaggacaaggaggaagagagcaaggaTGACTCCGCCTCCGACTCGgccccagaggaggaggcaggaggggctggcACACCCGTG ATCACGGAGATTTTCAGCCTGGGTGGAACCCGCCTCCGGGACACAGCAGTCTGGTTGCCAAG gctACGTAAACTCTTAGCAGTAAATGAAAATGAGTATTTTACCGAACTGCAATTGAAAGAAGAAGcattatag
- the MBD1 gene encoding methyl-CpG-binding domain protein 1 isoform X31, whose protein sequence is MAEDWLDCPALGPGWKRREVFRKSGATCGRSDTYYQSPTGDRIRSKVELTRYLGPACDLTLFDFKQGILCYPAPKAQPLAVPSRKRKKPSRPAKTRKRQVGPQKGEVRKEAPGDETKANADAAPASLPAPGCCENCGISFSGDGTRRQRLKTLCKDCRAQRIAFNREQRMFKRVGCGECEACRVTEDCGACSTCLLQLPHDVASGLFCKCERRRCLRIVERSRGCGVCRGCQTREDCGRCRVCLRPPRPGLRRQWRCVQRRCLRHLAHRLRRHHQRCQRRPPLAVAPPAGKRSRRRGGCDSKMAARRRPPRTQPLPPVPLSQPPESPELQPYTNRRQNRKCGACAACLRRMDCGRCDFCCDKPKFGGSNQKRQKCRWRQCLQFAMKRLLPSVWAGSEDGAGPPPPYSRRKRPGSTRRPRLGQILKTSLTTPTTRPGHAQTPLKQETGSGFVLPPPGTDLVFLREGASSPVQVPGPAAASTEALLQEAQCPGLSWVVALPQVKQEKADAQEDWTPGTAILTSPVLLPGCPSKAVDPDLPPVKQEPLDPEEDKEEESKDDSASDSAPEEEAGGAGTPVITEIFSLGGTRLRDTAVWLPRLRKLLAVNENEYFTELQLKEEAL, encoded by the exons ATGGCTGAGGACTGGCTGGACTGCCCAGCCTTGGGCCCCGGCTGGAAGCGCCGTGAAGTCTTTCGAAAGTCAGGTGCCACCTGTGGACGCTCAGACACCTATTACCAGAG CCCCAcaggagacaggatccgaagcaaaGTTGAGCTGACCCGATACCTGGGCCCTGCGTGTGACCTCACCCTCTTCGACTTCAAACAAGGCATTCTGTGCTATCCAGCCCCCAAG GCCCAGCCCTTAGCTGTCCCTAGCAGGAAGCGGAAGAAGCCTTCACGGCCAGCCAAGACTCGAAAACGTCAGGTTGGACCTCAAAAGGGTGAGGTCAGGAAGGAGGCCCCAGGAGATGAGACCAAGGCTAATGCTGACGCAGCCCCAGCTTCACTCCCTGCACCTGG GTGCTGTGAGAACTGTGGAATCAGCTTCTCAGGAGATGGTACCCGAAGGCAGCGGCTCAAGACATTATGCAAGGACTGCCGAG CGCAGAGAATTGCTTTCAACCGGGAACAGAGGATGTTTAAG CGTGTGGGCTGCGGGGAGTGTGAGGCCTGCCGGGTAACCGAGGACTGCGGGGCCTGCTCCACCTGCCTTCTGCAGCTGCCCCATGATGTGGCCTCGGGGCTGTTCTGCAAGTGTGAGCGGAGACGGTGCCTCCGGATTGTGGAAAGG AGCCGAGGGTGTGGAGTGTGCCGGGGCTGTCAGACCCGAGAGGACTGTGGCCGTTGCCGAGTCTGCCTTCGCCCTCCCCGCCCTGGTCTCAGGCGCCAGTGGAGGTGTGTCCAACGGCGCTGCCTACGG CACCTTGCCCACCGTCTCCGTCGCCACCATCAGCGATGTCAACGACGCCCTCCCCTAGCTGTGGCTCCCCCTGCT GGTAAACGTAGCCGCCGTAGAGGAGGCTGCGACTCCAAGATGGCTGCCCGGCGGCGCCCCCCCCGAACCCAGCCATTGCCTCCAGTTCCCCTGTCACAGCCTCCAGAGTCCCCAGAGCTG CAGCCTTACACCAATCGCCGGCAGAACCGCAAGTGTGGGGCCTGTGCAGCCTGCCTACGGCGGATGGACTGTGGTCGCTGCGACTTCTGCTGTGACAAGCCTAAATTTGGGGGCAGCAACCAAAAGCGCCAGAAGTGTCGTTGGCGTCAATGCCTGCAGTTTGCTATG AAGCGGCTGCTGCCTAGTGTCTGGGCAGGATCTGAGGATGGGGCAGGGCCGCCCCCACCTTACTCTCGTCGAAAGAGGCCTGGCTCTACTCGAAGGCCCCGTCTGGGTCAGATACTGAAGACCTCCTTGACCACACCCACAACCCGACCAGGCCATGCCCAGACTCCATTGAAACAAGAGACAGGCAGTGGCTTTGTGCTGCCTCCACCTGGCACTGATCTTGTGTTCTTACGGGAAGGTGCAAGCAGTCCCGTGCAGGTGCCTGGCCCTGCTGCAGCTTCCACAGAAGCCCTGTTGCAG GAGGCCCAGTGCCCTGGCCTGAGTTGGGTTGTGGCCTTACCCCAGGTGAAGCAAGAGAAGGCGGATGCCCAGGAAGACTGGACACCGGGCACAGCCATCCTGACTTCTCCTGTATTGCTGCCTGGCTGCCCCAGCAAG GCAGTGGACCCAGACTTGCCACCTGTGAAGCAAGAGCCACTGGACCCtgaggaggacaaggaggaagagagcaaggaTGACTCCGCCTCCGACTCGgccccagaggaggaggcaggaggggctggcACACCCGTG ATCACGGAGATTTTCAGCCTGGGTGGAACCCGCCTCCGGGACACAGCAGTCTGGTTGCCAAG gctACGTAAACTCTTAGCAGTAAATGAAAATGAGTATTTTACCGAACTGCAATTGAAAGAAGAAGcattatag